One genomic region from Effusibacillus pohliae DSM 22757 encodes:
- a CDS encoding type II toxin-antitoxin system death-on-curing family toxin: MVVYLTWQEVVAINIYVIENTSPGEQKSVKSPALLDSAINRPKQSIFGEDAYKTIFEKATALFESLAQNHPFHNANKRTAFLALLQFLNYNGYEFVMEPRLAEDFTVDVVNRVYSFSQIVSIIEEHCEEL; this comes from the coding sequence ATGGTTGTCTACTTGACCTGGCAAGAGGTTGTCGCAATCAACATCTATGTAATCGAAAACACTTCCCCCGGCGAACAAAAAAGCGTGAAATCCCCTGCACTGCTTGACTCAGCGATCAATCGGCCAAAACAATCCATTTTTGGTGAAGATGCATATAAAACAATTTTCGAGAAAGCAACTGCATTGTTTGAATCGTTGGCCCAGAACCATCCATTTCACAATGCCAACAAGCGAACCGCGTTCCTCGCGTTGCTCCAGTTTCTAAATTATAACGGGTATGAGTTTGTCATGGAACCGAGATTAGCAGAAGATTTTACGGTCGATGTTGTGAATCGTGTGTACAGTTTCTCACAAATTGTATCGATCATCGAAGAACATTGTGAGGAACTATAA
- a CDS encoding AbrB/MazE/SpoVT family DNA-binding domain-containing protein: protein MNGAMTMNRKVTRFGSSLGVSLTDALKQIGLGLGDEVDVVVRPEAGEIVIRKMKPRVEVPEGFNPEFFATLDKNMKKYRETIEGLKNR, encoded by the coding sequence ATGAATGGAGCAATGACAATGAATCGTAAAGTAACCCGTTTCGGCAGCAGCTTGGGAGTGTCCTTGACGGATGCTTTGAAACAAATCGGGTTGGGATTAGGCGATGAAGTGGACGTGGTAGTACGGCCGGAAGCGGGTGAAATTGTGATCCGCAAGATGAAACCGCGTGTGGAAGTGCCGGAAGGATTCAACCCCGAGTTTTTTGCGACCCTCGACAAAAACATGAAGAAATATCGCGAAACCATCGAAGGTCTTAAAAATCGATAA